The proteins below come from a single Flavobacteriales bacterium TMED191 genomic window:
- a CDS encoding DUF481 domain-containing protein: MNKLLIILLFPSFIFSQIINIETKEESNKNVLSGATEIEFDYNKSTETDWEFINSSYLRWNIDFLTILFINEIDLNRAGDEDFANDGFQHLRVIYHINDNFAIESFIQNQHDLVHNIENRKLAGLGLSKVFSKLGIVGFSTFYEHEELVGDVINYDFRLNFYNRLVFEIFEKLTFSNVLYFQPKLEDFFDFRLALEATLIIPLSEKLSFNNSLSLSHDSSPAFEIPNTTYQFKNSLKYEF, encoded by the coding sequence ATGAATAAACTGTTAATAATATTATTATTTCCTTCTTTTATATTTTCACAAATAATAAATATTGAAACTAAAGAAGAATCTAATAAAAATGTATTAAGTGGTGCAACAGAAATTGAGTTTGATTATAATAAATCAACAGAGACTGATTGGGAATTTATTAATTCTTCTTATTTAAGATGGAATATTGATTTCTTGACTATTTTATTTATTAATGAAATAGATTTGAATCGTGCTGGTGATGAGGATTTTGCTAATGATGGGTTTCAACATTTAAGAGTAATTTATCATATTAATGATAATTTTGCTATTGAATCTTTTATTCAAAATCAACATGATTTAGTGCATAATATTGAAAATAGAAAATTAGCGGGTTTAGGTTTAAGTAAAGTATTTTCAAAATTGGGAATTGTTGGATTCTCTACTTTTTATGAACATGAAGAGTTGGTGGGTGATGTTATTAATTATGACTTTAGATTAAACTTCTATAATAGATTGGTATTTGAAATTTTTGAAAAATTGACATTTTCAAATGTGTTATATTTTCAACCCAAATTGGAAGATTTTTTTGATTTTAGACTTGCATTAGAGGCCACCTTGATAATACCGTTATCTGAAAAGTTATCCTTTAATAATTCTTTAAGTTTAAGTCATGATTCGTCTCCTGCATTCGAGATTCCAAATACTACATATCAATTTAAAAATAGTTTAAAATATGAATTCTAG